The proteins below come from a single Malus domestica chromosome 03, GDT2T_hap1 genomic window:
- the LOC103407572 gene encoding peroxidase A2-like yields the protein MPPYSAQLYYKYVLAVLLILCASAGCGDAQLTPTFYDESCPNATSIVRGVIEEALQTDPRITASLTRLHFHDCFVNGCDGSILLDNSTNPNSTIDSEKTAVPNNNSARGFDVVDNIKTALENACPAVVSCADILAIAAEESVNLSGGPSWTVLLGRRDSLTANRTAANEALPAPTFTLDQLEANFLAVGLNTTDLVALSGAHTFGRARCLTFTDRLYNFSGTGSPDPTLNSTYLETLSEICPLNGNGSVLTNLDLVTPDTFDAKYFSNLQVEEGLLQSDQELFSTSGADTIDIVNNFSANQSAFFENFGESMIKMGNISPLTGTEGEIRLSCRRVNGESYGLTATLVAEY from the exons ATGCCTCCTTATAGTGCTCAATTGTATTACAAATATGTTTTGGCAGTGTTACTAATCTTGTGTGCAAGTGCAGGATGTGGTGATGCTCAGTTGACTCCTACGTTTTATGATGAATCATGCCCGAATGCCACCAGCATTGTGCGTGGAGTCATTGAAGAGGCTCTGCAGACCGATCCCCGGATTACTGCCAGCCTCACTCGGCTTCACTTTCACGATTGCTTCGTCAAC GGTTGCGATGGATCAATTCTGCTGGACAACAGTACCAATCCTAACAGTACCATTGACAGCGAAAAAACAGCAGTGCCAAATAACAACTCGGCCAGAggatttgatgttgtggacaataTCAAGACTGCATTGGAGAATGCTTGTCCCGCCGTCGTTTCCTGTGCTGATATTCTCGCCATTGCTGCCGAAGAATCTGTTAATTTG TCTGGAGGTCCTTCATGGACAGTGCTATTAGGAAGAAGGGATAGCTTAACAGCTAATCGCACGGCTGCCAACGAAGCCCTTCCAGCTCCTACTTTTACACTTGACCAACTCGAGGCCAACTTCTTAGCTGTAGGCCTCAACACCACGGATCTGGTTGCACTATCTG GTGCTCACACATTTGGGCGTGCTAGATGTCTAACTTTCACCGATCGATTGTATAACTTCAGCGGCACAGGCAGTCCTGATCCGACCTTGAACTCAACCTACTTAGAAACATTGAGTGAGATATGCCCACTGAATGGGAATGGCAGTGTACTGACCAATTTGGATCTTGTAACTCCTGACACTTTTGATGCAAAGTATTTCTCGAATCTTCAAGTCGAGGAAGGCTTGCTCCAAAGCGATCAAGAGCTGTTTTCAACTAGCGGGGCTGATACCATCGACATTGTTAACAACTTCAGCGCTAATCAGAGCGCATTCTTTGAGAATTTTGGGGAATCCATGATTAAAATGGGTAATATAAGCCCGTTGACCGGAACCGAGGGGGAGATTAGATTGAGCTGCCGTAGAGTTAATGGAGAATCATATGGATTAACTGCTACATTGGTAGCtgagtactaa